A region of Catharus ustulatus isolate bCatUst1 chromosome 9, bCatUst1.pri.v2, whole genome shotgun sequence DNA encodes the following proteins:
- the LOC116999955 gene encoding uncharacterized protein LOC116999955, with the protein MPPPNCYQETGRGEHYSKEKRANVPVQGSARLLGVGLSSSFLSGIVPIVMVRNSLAPPGTMLNDRRRGRADPGRGGGRRERPLVLRTRSFHPARRSEMCGTAPSPKLPSQRGEPRSPPPCCCSPTRLPPPDTAPSHRTGKSMTLLPSLPKAVVFKQPKPGGFSTRALPWRAPGPAHAVGEKNTNSQPLRPGSPLQRELSTHPQRQVQHLKEEK; encoded by the exons ATGCCTCCTCCAAACTGCTATCAGGAGACAGGGAGGGGTGAGCACtattcaaaagagaaaagggcCAATGTTCCTGTCCAGGGTTCTGCCCGCTTGTTGGGGGTTGGGCtgtcctcctcctttctctctggAATTGTTCCCATTGTCATGGTAAGAAACTCGTTGGCTCCACCCGGGACGATGCTCAACGACCGCAGGAGGGGCAGGGCGGacccggggcggggcgggggaaggagggaacGGCCACTCGTGCTCAGGACTCGCTCTTTCCACCCTGCTCGCCGGAGCGAGATGTGCGGGACTGCGCCCTCCCCCAAACTGCCATCCCAGCGCGGGGAGCCACGTTCGCCAccgccctgctgctgttccccgACCCGGCTGCCACCTCCGGACACCGCTCCGAGCCACAG gacaggaaaaagcatGACACTCCTCCCATCTCTGCCAAAAGCTGTGGTGTTTAAACAGCCAAAGCCAGGAGGCTtcagcaccagggctctgccctggagggctcctggtcctgcccaTGCTGTGGG GGAGAAGAACACCAACTCACAGCCACTCAGGCCTGGCAGTCCTCTGCAGCGAGAGCTCAGCACACATCCACAGAGGCAAGTCCAGCatctaaaagaagaaaaataa